The following coding sequences are from one Lycium ferocissimum isolate CSIRO_LF1 chromosome 3, AGI_CSIRO_Lferr_CH_V1, whole genome shotgun sequence window:
- the LOC132050785 gene encoding transcription repressor OFP6-like translates to MSTHKRKISLRNVAVKLGCSNCMRPKISSIFHPKPRHHHKTTNNNNNIPSIFPQVESEDRGTHPRFVAKKKKKKKKCFQNKSHKTTNNYSNNHDSSSSSSNTTTTTTTFQGFGRIGGESVAVEKDSDDPYVDFRQSMLQMILAKEIYSKEELRELLNCFLQLNSPYYHGIIVRAFTEIWHCVFAVKPGVAGAESPFLQCGSSGGGGEWWSRV, encoded by the exons ATGTCAACCCACAAGAGAAAAATCAGTTTGCGCAACGTTGCAGTGAAACTTGGCTGCAGCAATTGTATGCGGCCCAAAATTTCCAGCATTTTCCACCCTAAGCCCCGCCACCACcacaaaacaaccaacaacaacaacaacatacccagtatattcCCACAAGTAGAGTCTGAGGATAGAGGCACGCACCCTCGCTTTGTG gcaaaaaaaaaaaaaaaaaaaaaaaaatgttttcagaACAAGTCCcacaaaacaaccaacaactaCTCCAATAATCATGACTCTTCCTCTAGTTCTTCTAACACTactaccaccaccaccactttTCAAGGATTTGGCAGAATTGGAGGAGAGAGTGTTGCCGTTGAGAAAGATTCCGACGACCCTTACGTTGACTTCCGGCAGTCAATGTTACAAATGATACTTGCGAAGGAGATATATTCTAAAGAAGAATTAAGAGAGCTTCTCAACTGTTTTTTGCAGTTGAATTCTCCTTATTATCATGGTATTATTGTTAGAGCTTTCACAGAGATCTGGCATTGTGTTTTCGCCGTAAAGCCTGGAGTTGCCGGAGCTGAGTCGCCGTTCTTGCAGTGCGGCAGTAGCGGTGGCGGTGGAGAGTGGTGGTCACGTGTGTGA